From Nonlabens sp. Ci31, the proteins below share one genomic window:
- a CDS encoding tetratricopeptide repeat protein, protein MRILFTTILLLLILTSCQSQESQVDNTKPLYGEVKKNKEHKEIDKDFIQDCLNQFGSIDSSVNVQIDNAWRYFYNNDLETAMKRFNQAWLLNPEFPDSYFGFASLLEMQDKTKEANRFYKIGLEKDVKNERAEICYQRIADCKEQLNDIKGTIKAYDKITKINPRNSFAYKKIGYFQMQSKKAEEAILAYDKAIELDSKDAMTFNNRAYLNQTLGNYQLAIDDYSKAIELNPNYISSLVNRGITEMELNEFEKAQLDFEKCVVLDPKSGELWRFLGLAKLNLNKFPEACRDFRKALELGDKNVVQLIKENCEK, encoded by the coding sequence ATGAGAATATTATTTACAACCATTTTACTTCTATTAATTCTCACTTCTTGTCAATCGCAAGAAAGTCAAGTTGATAATACAAAACCATTATACGGAGAAGTTAAAAAAAACAAAGAACATAAAGAAATAGACAAAGATTTTATTCAAGATTGCTTAAATCAGTTTGGCTCAATTGACAGTTCAGTTAATGTTCAAATCGACAATGCTTGGAGATACTTTTATAATAATGATTTGGAAACAGCAATGAAAAGATTTAACCAAGCTTGGCTATTAAATCCTGAATTTCCAGACTCATATTTTGGATTTGCTTCACTCTTAGAAATGCAAGACAAGACAAAAGAAGCAAACCGATTTTACAAAATAGGATTAGAAAAGGATGTGAAAAATGAAAGAGCCGAAATATGCTATCAACGAATTGCCGATTGTAAAGAACAACTTAATGATATTAAAGGAACAATTAAAGCCTACGATAAAATAACAAAAATAAATCCGAGAAATTCTTTTGCTTATAAGAAAATAGGCTATTTCCAAATGCAATCAAAAAAAGCAGAGGAAGCTATACTTGCATATGACAAAGCAATTGAACTTGACTCAAAAGACGCTATGACTTTCAACAATAGAGCCTACTTGAATCAAACTTTAGGAAATTATCAATTAGCAATTGATGACTATTCAAAAGCAATAGAATTGAATCCCAATTATATTAGTTCTTTAGTAAATAGAGGAATTACAGAAATGGAATTAAATGAATTTGAAAAAGCGCAATTGGACTTTGAGAAATGTGTTGTTCTTGACCCAAAATCAGGAGAGTTATGGAGATTTTTAGGACTTGCGAAATTGAACTTAAATAAGTTTCCGGAAGCCTGTAGAGACTTTAGAAAAGCATTAGAATTAGGTGATAAAAACGTAGTTCAATTGATAAAAGAAAACTGTGAAAAATAA
- a CDS encoding UPF0158 family protein has translation MENSKSKIIKKIAEEIDCGFDCYYNPKNEEIITIPNLGQVNDEEEFQDAFSAELKKVKQNKAEFIKFGVLESYQSFKIMELFTHQIDNVELQSELEIILQKRKPFQNFKHVIDNSDYRKKWFDFKKAELEIIVETELERR, from the coding sequence ATGGAAAATTCCAAATCAAAAATAATCAAGAAGATTGCTGAGGAAATTGATTGCGGATTTGACTGTTATTATAATCCAAAAAATGAAGAGATAATCACAATTCCAAATCTTGGACAAGTAAATGACGAGGAAGAATTTCAAGATGCTTTTAGTGCGGAATTAAAAAAAGTAAAGCAAAATAAAGCGGAATTTATAAAATTTGGGGTTTTAGAAAGTTATCAATCGTTTAAAATAATGGAGCTTTTTACTCACCAAATTGATAATGTAGAGTTGCAATCGGAATTAGAAATTATTTTACAAAAAAGAAAGCCTTTTCAAAATTTTAAGCACGTAATAGACAATTCAGATTATAGAAAAAAATGGTTTGATTTTAAAAAAGCTGAACTCGAAATAATAGTAGAAACGGAATTAGAGCGCAGATAG
- a CDS encoding HD domain-containing protein yields MNTELINNVRKHCRDLLNKSRCKSLQFHNYQHTLNVVHNAEMIAIKSKISDEETEIVLISAYFHDVGNMETSKQHEMLSCSIARSFLEKENYLEAKIRIIENIILATEINREPTTLLEEIICDADLGHLGKKTFLTQNKLLREEWSNFLDMTFTDEEWLNLNLKFLDNHHFYTEAARKLFLKQKSENIIKFKEVI; encoded by the coding sequence ATGAATACTGAATTGATAAATAACGTTAGAAAACATTGCCGAGATTTGCTGAATAAAAGCAGGTGCAAATCATTACAATTCCATAATTATCAGCATACTTTAAACGTTGTTCATAATGCTGAAATGATTGCGATTAAATCCAAAATTAGCGATGAAGAAACTGAAATCGTTTTAATTTCTGCTTATTTTCACGACGTTGGAAATATGGAAACAAGTAAACAACACGAAATGTTGAGTTGTTCCATTGCTCGAAGTTTTTTAGAAAAAGAAAACTATCTCGAAGCAAAAATCCGAATTATTGAGAACATAATTTTAGCGACTGAAATTAACAGAGAGCCAACAACACTTCTGGAAGAAATTATTTGCGATGCAGATTTGGGTCATTTAGGAAAGAAAACATTTTTAACTCAAAACAAACTTTTGCGTGAAGAATGGTCAAATTTTTTAGATATGACTTTTACCGACGAAGAATGGCTCAATTTAAATTTGAAATTTTTAGACAATCATCATTTTTACACAGAAGCTGCTCGTAAACTATTCTTAAAACAGAAATCAGAGAACATTATTAAATTTAAGGAAGTGATTTAG
- the omp85 gene encoding Omp85 family outer membrane protein, with translation MNKIKIILSLAFIVSVQSIFAQVQDSLSFIKSRKMSDEDLAKKREGTFITGIPDFSSDPVTGFGFGVRSNVYWNGERTNPLFAYTPYLAKLKANAAYYTSNARELVLSLDVPYYKGTRWRFKIDVKIQQNPANLYFGLTEATLDDLSLLSDPTTTFATYDEYDSARKTLRPGGTGEAAFVTDALSNRFRETEYMLNLKADYAIGDGRWRIMGGYEIQNLQYKTFEGEEAEAVNPITGEETMAPNGFSLLQRDFDQGKISGLEGGWVSIFQTALIYDTRDFEPDPTKGYYFEIANEYSSKYIGSEFEFNKLFVQGRAYKKLPFGKRTVLAGRVGIGHIFGDNAPFFEFQDQWSPEGSVNALGGKQSLRGYRANRFLARSLWFTNVELRYRIAETKFLKQNFAFGVAPFFDAGTVRNKWQDLSFDKIRFSYGLGARIAWNQSTIISFDYGVSKEDKLFYIGIGQSF, from the coding sequence ATGAATAAAATAAAAATAATTTTAAGTTTAGCATTCATAGTATCAGTTCAATCAATATTTGCGCAAGTACAAGATTCACTTTCTTTCATCAAATCGAGAAAAATGTCTGATGAAGACCTCGCAAAGAAAAGAGAAGGAACATTTATAACTGGAATTCCAGATTTTTCGTCAGACCCAGTTACAGGTTTTGGTTTTGGTGTTAGAAGTAATGTGTATTGGAATGGAGAAAGAACAAACCCTTTATTTGCTTACACACCATATTTGGCGAAACTAAAAGCAAATGCCGCTTATTATACTTCAAATGCGAGAGAGTTGGTTTTGTCTTTGGACGTTCCTTATTACAAAGGAACACGATGGCGTTTTAAAATTGATGTAAAGATTCAGCAAAATCCAGCCAATTTATATTTTGGACTTACTGAAGCAACTCTCGATGATTTGAGCTTACTGTCAGACCCAACTACGACATTTGCTACGTATGATGAATATGATAGTGCAAGAAAAACGTTACGTCCAGGAGGTACAGGAGAGGCAGCTTTTGTAACAGATGCATTATCCAATAGATTTAGAGAAACCGAATATATGCTCAACTTAAAAGCTGATTATGCCATCGGTGATGGAAGATGGCGCATAATGGGTGGTTATGAAATACAAAACTTACAATATAAAACTTTTGAAGGAGAGGAAGCTGAAGCTGTAAACCCAATTACAGGAGAGGAAACTATGGCTCCAAATGGATTTTCATTGTTGCAAAGAGATTTTGACCAAGGTAAAATTTCTGGATTAGAGGGTGGTTGGGTTTCTATTTTTCAAACTGCTTTAATTTACGATACAAGAGATTTTGAACCAGACCCAACAAAAGGATATTATTTTGAAATTGCTAATGAATATTCAAGTAAATATATAGGTTCAGAGTTTGAATTCAATAAACTTTTTGTTCAAGGAAGAGCTTATAAAAAGTTACCATTCGGTAAAAGAACCGTTCTTGCAGGTCGTGTTGGAATCGGTCATATTTTTGGCGATAACGCACCATTTTTTGAATTTCAAGACCAATGGAGTCCAGAAGGTAGTGTTAACGCTCTTGGTGGTAAACAATCTTTGCGAGGTTACAGAGCTAATAGATTTTTAGCACGTTCACTTTGGTTTACTAATGTTGAATTGAGATATAGAATTGCAGAAACTAAATTTTTGAAACAAAACTTTGCTTTTGGAGTAGCACCATTTTTTGATGCAGGAACTGTAAGAAATAAATGGCAAGATTTAAGTTTTGATAAAATTAGATTTTCCTATGGGTTAGGTGCAAGAATTGCTTGGAATCAGTCAACAATTATATCTTTTGATTATGGAGTTTCTAAAGAAGATAAATTATTTTATATAGGAATTGGTCAATCGTTTTAA
- a CDS encoding methyltransferase family protein, with protein sequence MALQEELKTQGDFLFKNRSYLPLLILGIGLSVYIHTEYFEIEAPETWFSESFEYICLGISLLGLFIRIFTVGHTPKNTSGRNTNDGQLADELNSTGIYSVVRHPLYLGNFFIWLGVAMLTENAWFSIAFVFFYAFYYERIMYAEENFLRNKFGQTYLDWAENVPAFVPSFKNYARPKYSFSIKKVLKKEKNGLCAIFLLFWIFDLVGDFVEKEPFEFEMGFWFYSAIITTVIYLILKVMKKRKLLDETNR encoded by the coding sequence ATGGCATTACAAGAAGAATTAAAAACACAAGGCGATTTTCTATTTAAAAACAGAAGTTATCTGCCATTACTAATTTTAGGAATTGGATTATCCGTTTATATCCATACTGAATATTTTGAAATCGAAGCACCCGAAACGTGGTTTTCTGAAAGTTTTGAATACATCTGTCTCGGTATTAGTTTACTCGGTCTTTTCATCCGAATTTTTACCGTTGGGCATACGCCAAAAAATACGTCAGGCAGAAACACAAACGATGGGCAATTAGCTGATGAGCTGAATAGTACAGGAATTTATTCAGTTGTTCGTCATCCTTTGTATCTGGGTAATTTCTTTATCTGGCTTGGTGTAGCTATGCTTACTGAAAATGCTTGGTTTTCAATCGCGTTTGTCTTTTTCTACGCTTTTTATTACGAACGAATTATGTATGCCGAAGAAAATTTTCTGCGGAATAAATTCGGGCAAACATATTTAGATTGGGCAGAAAATGTGCCTGCATTTGTTCCATCATTTAAAAATTATGCAAGACCAAAATATTCATTTAGCATCAAAAAAGTGCTTAAAAAAGAAAAGAATGGCTTGTGCGCTATCTTTCTACTCTTTTGGATTTTTGATTTGGTTGGAGATTTTGTTGAAAAAGAACCTTTTGAATTTGAAATGGGATTTTGGTTTTACAGCGCAATCATCACAACAGTTATCTATTTAATCTTGAAAGTGATGAAGAAACGCAAATTGTTAGACGAAACAAATCGTTAA